A single genomic interval of Rhodothermia bacterium harbors:
- a CDS encoding aspartate aminotransferase family protein gives MDYKPTLEQIFSAIHSWKDQFGTYKAHPATEVAPETLNNAFAEYLKRLEGNYPFFHPRYAGQMLKPPHPVAQLAYFAAMFINPNNHALDGGPPTSEMEKDVIRDLARMFHFPENTLGHLTSSGTIANLEALWVARCLHPDKKIAFSEEAHYTHERMCGVLGIECVKIPATETGEIDLNALEDKLSTNNIGTVVMTAGTTGLGVIDPIHELLPLRDRYNFRVHVDAAYGGFFTLLAYEESPIIPHKALRAISECDSVVIDPHKHGLQPYGCGAVLFRDPNLARFYLHDSPYTYYTSNELHLGEISLECSRAGAAAGALWLTLKCLPLDANTGLGTILKACIRASRNFHELISLDKNWGAYTNPQLDIVTYFPYSDDTSKIDEQSQKLFEVAMNSPQEPVFLSVYRGKAKRIQQQFPNIKANNNHVRMLRSVFMKPEQETFAPMLFQRLTEFLNQLKA, from the coding sequence ATGGACTACAAGCCAACCTTAGAGCAGATTTTTTCTGCCATCCATTCTTGGAAAGATCAATTCGGAACTTACAAAGCACACCCCGCCACCGAGGTCGCCCCAGAAACCCTAAACAATGCCTTTGCAGAATACCTAAAACGGTTAGAAGGTAACTATCCGTTTTTTCATCCGCGATATGCAGGCCAGATGCTCAAACCACCACACCCCGTCGCACAGTTGGCCTACTTCGCTGCAATGTTTATTAATCCAAACAACCATGCACTTGACGGAGGCCCCCCAACCTCCGAAATGGAAAAAGATGTAATCCGCGACCTTGCACGTATGTTTCATTTTCCAGAAAACACCCTCGGCCACCTTACCAGTAGCGGAACTATCGCAAATCTTGAAGCCCTATGGGTAGCACGTTGTCTCCATCCAGACAAGAAAATAGCCTTTAGCGAAGAAGCCCATTACACCCACGAACGCATGTGCGGTGTTTTAGGTATAGAATGTGTCAAAATTCCAGCCACAGAAACCGGCGAAATAGACTTAAATGCCTTAGAAGATAAACTTAGCACCAACAACATTGGTACGGTGGTAATGACGGCTGGCACAACGGGACTTGGTGTTATTGATCCAATTCACGAACTGCTCCCCCTACGCGACCGCTACAACTTCCGAGTTCACGTAGATGCAGCATATGGCGGATTTTTTACGCTTTTGGCATATGAAGAATCACCCATAATCCCGCATAAAGCACTTCGCGCCATTTCGGAGTGCGATTCCGTGGTGATTGATCCGCACAAACATGGGCTACAACCATATGGCTGCGGTGCAGTACTTTTCCGAGATCCCAACCTAGCCCGCTTCTACCTCCACGACTCCCCCTACACCTATTACACCTCTAACGAGTTACATCTCGGCGAAATAAGCTTAGAATGTTCTCGTGCTGGAGCCGCTGCTGGCGCATTATGGCTCACCCTAAAGTGCCTCCCTCTTGATGCCAATACGGGCTTAGGCACAATCCTGAAAGCCTGTATCCGCGCCTCGCGAAATTTTCACGAATTGATTTCTTTAGATAAAAACTGGGGAGCCTACACCAATCCACAATTAGATATTGTTACTTATTTCCCATACTCTGACGATACCAGCAAAATTGATGAGCAAAGCCAAAAACTCTTTGAGGTTGCCATGAATTCGCCCCAAGAGCCTGTATTCTTAAGCGTTTACAGAGGAAAGGCCAAGCGCATACAACAACAATTTCCAAACATAAAAGCCAATAACAACCATGTGCGGATGCTAAGAAGTGTTTTCATGAAGCCCGAGCAAGAAACGTTCGCACCCATGCTATTTCAACGCTTAACCGAGTTCCTTAACCAGCTAAAAGCATGA